In Malaclemys terrapin pileata isolate rMalTer1 chromosome 10, rMalTer1.hap1, whole genome shotgun sequence, the following are encoded in one genomic region:
- the MCRIP2 gene encoding MAPK regulated corepressor interacting protein 2 isoform X2, with protein sequence MMYTITRGPSKLATQRRTGPTQQVESKAADLKGRQPPHSAWPLSSPTPKLVFNRVNGKRPPVTTQPTAATEESYTLAHEENVRFVYETWQQVEQQLDGSRPGESRHAPVQYAEKTPNPVLTNFVPIDLEEWWAQQFLAKIENGS encoded by the exons ATGATGTACACGATTACCAGGGGACCTAGCAAGCTAGCCACCCAGAGAAGGACAG GTCCCACGCAGCAGGTGGAGAGCAAGGCGGCGGATCTGAAAGGCCGGCAGCCGCCGCACAGCGCCTGGCCTCTGTCAAG CCCAACTCCCAAACTCGTGTTCAACAGAGTGAATGGCAAGAGGCCCCCGGTGACGACACAGCCCACGGCAGCCACGGAGGAGAGCTACACGCTGGCCCACGAGGAGAACGTCCGCTTTGTCTATGAAA CCTGGCAGCAGGTAGAACAGCAGCTGGACGGCAGCCGGCCAGGGGAGAGCCGGCATGCCCCGGTGCAATACGCAGAGAAAACTCCTAACCCCGTGTTGACAA ATTTTGTGCCGATTGACCTGGAGGAGTGGTGGGCGCAGCAGTTTCTAGCCAAAATTGAAAACGGctcataa
- the MCRIP2 gene encoding MAPK regulated corepressor interacting protein 2 isoform X1, translating to MMYTITRGPSKLATQRRTGPTQQVESKAADLKGRQPPHSAWPLSSSPTPKLVFNRVNGKRPPVTTQPTAATEESYTLAHEENVRFVYETWQQVEQQLDGSRPGESRHAPVQYAEKTPNPVLTNFVPIDLEEWWAQQFLAKIENGS from the exons ATGATGTACACGATTACCAGGGGACCTAGCAAGCTAGCCACCCAGAGAAGGACAG GTCCCACGCAGCAGGTGGAGAGCAAGGCGGCGGATCTGAAAGGCCGGCAGCCGCCGCACAGCGCCTGGCCTCTGTCAAG TAGCCCAACTCCCAAACTCGTGTTCAACAGAGTGAATGGCAAGAGGCCCCCGGTGACGACACAGCCCACGGCAGCCACGGAGGAGAGCTACACGCTGGCCCACGAGGAGAACGTCCGCTTTGTCTATGAAA CCTGGCAGCAGGTAGAACAGCAGCTGGACGGCAGCCGGCCAGGGGAGAGCCGGCATGCCCCGGTGCAATACGCAGAGAAAACTCCTAACCCCGTGTTGACAA ATTTTGTGCCGATTGACCTGGAGGAGTGGTGGGCGCAGCAGTTTCTAGCCAAAATTGAAAACGGctcataa